GCCGATCGCCAAGCTGGAGGATGGTGACGTGGTGCGTCTCGATGCCGAAACTGGCGAGCTCAACGTGCTGGTCGAGGCCCGTGAGCTGGCGGGGCGCAAGACGGTGGATCCCAACCTGGAGCGTTATCATTACGGCATGGGTCGCGAACTGTTCGGCGGCTTCCGCCAGCTGGCCATGGGTGCCGAGGAGGGAGCCGGAGTCTTCGGCGGCTTCGAGAATGACGACCTGTCGCGTGAGCTCGAGAAGATCGAGCAGGAGGATCAATGAGCGATCCGGCGCTTGTCGGCGACATCGGCGGTACCAATGCGCGTTTCGCGCTGGTGGAGAGAGGCAATCTCGAGCCTCGAGAGATCCTGCGCCTGTCCTGCGCCGACTACCCGACACTGAGTGCAGCGATACGCGACTATCTTGCCCGAGTCGACTTGGGCGAGGAGAGCCTGACCCAGGCCTGCCTGGCCTTTGCCTGCCCCGTGCATGCCGACCTGGTGCGCCTGACCAACAACCACTGGTCCTTCTCCAAGCGTGCCGTAAAGGATGAGCTGGGTCTGACGAGCCTGAAGGTGATCAACGACTTCACCGCCCAGGCGCTAGGGGTACCCCATGTCAGGCCCGAGGAGCTACATGCCATTGGCGGCGGCCAGGCGATCGAGAGTGCCGTCAAACTGGTGATCGGCCCGGGCACGGGACTCGGCGTGGCTGGCGTCTTTCCAGGGCAGCACGGCTGGATCCCGCTACCCACCGAGGGCGGTCATGTCACCTTCGCCCCTACCGACGAGCGCGAGGCAAACCTGCT
This DNA window, taken from Halomonas sp. TA22, encodes the following:
- the glk gene encoding glucokinase; the protein is MSDPALVGDIGGTNARFALVERGNLEPREILRLSCADYPTLSAAIRDYLARVDLGEESLTQACLAFACPVHADLVRLTNNHWSFSKRAVKDELGLTSLKVINDFTAQALGVPHVRPEELHAIGGGQAIESAVKLVIGPGTGLGVAGVFPGQHGWIPLPTEGGHVTFAPTDEREANLLRYFRNRYGRVSVERILCGQGLLDLYGAHCSLKGAKPRYTTPAEVTDAANEGDDIAVDTVQRFLKILGDVSGDAALTLGAQGGVYLCGGILPRLLEWMPQSRFRDAFADKGRMSDYTADIPTWVVTAPWTGLLGAAEALHNEEVA